The Thermithiobacillus plumbiphilus genome includes a window with the following:
- the gspJ gene encoding type II secretion system minor pseudopilin GspJ, whose protein sequence is MDTEFAARRPTAGFTLLEVLVAIMIFAIMSVVAYRGLDQVLLARERLTAITTQWRELGLLLGQMGRNFATATSYVPAREDGQPEPVFLAQVQPTDTEETLLSMHVMGDPANPAPASALHRVAYRLREGRVEFLLWPAANPGQAQPEPRVLTLAENVEEFRLRYLGPDGNWRDDWPGDQNTTPLPWGVEVQVRLRGMAPVTRIFSLQ, encoded by the coding sequence GTGGATACTGAGTTCGCGGCCCGGCGCCCGACTGCCGGATTCACCTTGCTGGAAGTGCTGGTGGCGATCATGATCTTTGCCATCATGTCGGTGGTCGCCTACCGCGGGCTGGACCAGGTTCTGCTGGCCCGGGAACGGCTCACGGCCATCACCACGCAATGGCGTGAACTGGGCTTGCTGCTGGGTCAGATGGGCCGGAATTTTGCCACGGCGACGAGCTACGTACCGGCCAGGGAGGATGGCCAGCCCGAGCCGGTGTTCCTAGCCCAGGTGCAGCCGACGGATACCGAGGAAACGCTGCTGAGCATGCATGTCATGGGTGATCCGGCCAATCCCGCACCGGCCAGTGCCCTGCACCGGGTCGCCTACCGCTTGCGGGAAGGGCGGGTGGAGTTCCTGCTCTGGCCGGCCGCCAATCCCGGTCAGGCGCAGCCGGAGCCGCGGGTGCTCACCCTGGCGGAAAATGTGGAGGAATTTCGGTTGCGATATCTGGGACCGGACGGCAACTGGCGCGATGACTGGCCTGGCGACCAGAATACGACCCCTTTGCCCTGGGGCGTGGAAGTACAGGTCCGCCTGCGCGGCATGGCTCCCGTCACCCGGATCTTCTCGCTGCAATGA
- the gspI gene encoding type II secretion system minor pseudopilin GspI: MRSGPAAARGFTLLEVLVALAILAVALAAALRATGLAAGQTEALRDRLGATWVAQNRMALHLALHDWPSPGEFEGDAEQAGMRYVWQEVVSNTPNPVFRRVVVRVYAAQAPEQVLATLMGYLVREPEDPGAPPQQDDQQPDTEASPGTEANSPDAIPSGSEADAGGPSPEELQAQELRAQEPRGY; the protein is encoded by the coding sequence GTGCGCTCCGGCCCGGCGGCAGCCCGAGGCTTCACCCTGCTGGAGGTGCTGGTCGCCCTGGCCATTCTGGCGGTGGCCCTGGCGGCCGCCCTGCGGGCGACTGGCCTGGCCGCGGGCCAGACCGAGGCGCTGCGTGACCGCCTGGGCGCCACCTGGGTGGCCCAGAACCGGATGGCCTTGCACCTGGCCCTGCATGACTGGCCCTCCCCGGGCGAGTTCGAGGGCGATGCCGAGCAGGCCGGCATGCGCTATGTCTGGCAGGAGGTGGTCAGCAACACGCCGAACCCGGTCTTCCGCCGCGTTGTCGTGCGGGTCTATGCCGCCCAGGCGCCGGAGCAGGTGCTTGCGACCCTGATGGGTTATCTGGTGCGTGAGCCCGAAGATCCCGGCGCCCCGCCACAACAGGACGACCAGCAGCCCGATACCGAAGCGTCGCCAGGGACGGAGGCGAACAGCCCGGATGCGATACCCTCCGGATCCGAGGCGGATGCTGGAGGCCCAAGCCCTGAAGAGCTGCAGGCCCAGGAGCTTCGGGCCCAGGAACCCCGTGGATACTGA
- the gspL gene encoding type II secretion system protein GspL, whose translation MSHRIIQVGPDWPETPELRWIQVADGGAVQDERGERPPASWQGRSSATQLWLPAARVLLGTVRLPTRSASKVRDILPFAVEDQLAVDPEQVHVALGPELPNGESVVAVVDRAWLRELLDRLAGFGIQPRTAVPDVLVLPNLDPQRWTVLWDGREGSLRQAEALGQPLDVGTVDRPPLGLVHAIEEARTSGAAPLGLDIRATGKPLPDIASWSRVLGLPVVLHQGDPFLEAARKTGPAPLNLLQGSLMPARGNAGWWPALRPALIILGIMLLVQVLGTIGQWWMLKREANQLRAEMASTFRQTFPNAALVDPPLQMQRQLADLRQRAGMAEAGDFLVLLSRVAPVLAGSNEVEVRALRYGNDVLEADVRAPGPGQTGALVSALGANGVRVQAGPEQAGDGGVSTRLQIQEAGGS comes from the coding sequence ATGTCTCACAGGATCATACAGGTCGGCCCCGACTGGCCGGAAACGCCGGAGCTGCGCTGGATACAGGTGGCGGACGGCGGTGCCGTGCAGGATGAGAGGGGTGAACGGCCGCCGGCAAGCTGGCAGGGACGCAGCAGTGCAACCCAGCTCTGGCTGCCGGCGGCGCGGGTGTTGCTCGGCACGGTGCGGCTGCCGACCCGCTCTGCGTCGAAAGTGCGAGACATTCTGCCCTTTGCGGTGGAGGATCAGCTGGCGGTCGATCCCGAACAGGTGCATGTCGCGCTGGGGCCTGAACTGCCAAATGGCGAAAGCGTGGTGGCCGTGGTGGATCGCGCCTGGCTACGCGAGCTGCTGGATCGCCTGGCAGGCTTTGGTATCCAGCCGCGCACTGCCGTGCCCGACGTGCTGGTCCTCCCGAATCTGGACCCACAGCGCTGGACGGTACTCTGGGATGGCCGAGAGGGCAGCCTGCGCCAGGCCGAGGCACTGGGCCAGCCGCTGGACGTGGGCACTGTCGACCGTCCGCCCCTGGGCCTGGTCCACGCCATCGAGGAGGCACGCACTTCAGGTGCTGCCCCGCTCGGGCTGGACATCCGGGCCACCGGCAAGCCCCTGCCGGACATCGCCAGCTGGTCCAGGGTCCTGGGACTGCCGGTGGTGCTGCATCAGGGTGACCCCTTCCTGGAGGCCGCGCGCAAGACTGGCCCCGCGCCCCTGAATCTGCTCCAGGGCAGTCTCATGCCCGCGCGGGGCAATGCGGGATGGTGGCCTGCCCTGCGCCCGGCGCTCATCATTCTCGGAATCATGCTGCTGGTGCAGGTGCTCGGAACCATCGGGCAGTGGTGGATGCTCAAGCGCGAGGCGAACCAGCTGCGTGCAGAAATGGCCAGCACCTTCCGCCAGACCTTTCCCAATGCGGCGCTGGTGGATCCGCCCCTGCAGATGCAGCGGCAGCTTGCCGATTTGCGTCAGCGGGCGGGCATGGCCGAGGCGGGTGACTTCCTCGTGCTCCTGAGCCGTGTCGCGCCGGTGCTGGCGGGCAGCAATGAGGTCGAAGTGCGTGCCCTGCGCTATGGCAATGATGTGCTGGAAGCCGATGTCCGCGCCCCCGGACCCGGCCAGACTGGTGCCCTCGTGAGTGCCCTGGGTGCCAATGGCGTGCGGGTTCAGGCGGGTCCGGAGCAGGCCGGGGATGGTGGGGTGAGTACCCGCCTGCAGATTCAGGAGGCTGGCGGATCATGA
- the gspK gene encoding type II secretion system minor pseudopilin GspK yields MNGQGSVREQGVAVITAILIMAMAASVASFLAWQQGIWTRQVQNMRDQAQAETLAAAGVEWARGILAEDAKEGDTDHPGEAWAQTLAGLEVENGQLGGYIRDAQARYNLNNLKGSGPIQERNLAIFKRLLQNLKLNPEIGDRISAWLNPVTASGGTAAAPVAPTQSGATSGRLLYSANNLYAVEGIARDDLDRLYPYVIALPATSPTQINVNTAPPELLSAVLELPLTQAQALVRARERAPFKGIEDFRARLPASVAGVDESLFNVASQYFLVNSQAMVGRVTMRYRALLNRQGAAWPKVIWRVPGGA; encoded by the coding sequence ATGAACGGACAGGGCTCAGTACGCGAGCAGGGCGTGGCGGTCATCACCGCCATCCTCATCATGGCCATGGCCGCCAGCGTAGCGAGTTTCCTGGCTTGGCAGCAAGGCATCTGGACCCGTCAGGTACAGAATATGCGGGATCAGGCACAGGCGGAAACGCTTGCCGCGGCTGGCGTGGAATGGGCACGCGGCATTCTGGCCGAGGATGCCAAGGAGGGCGATACCGATCATCCCGGCGAGGCCTGGGCCCAGACCCTGGCCGGCCTCGAGGTTGAAAACGGGCAGCTCGGTGGTTATATCCGCGATGCGCAGGCACGCTACAATCTCAACAACCTCAAGGGCAGTGGTCCGATACAGGAGAGAAACCTGGCTATTTTCAAGCGGCTTTTACAGAATCTGAAGCTCAACCCGGAAATAGGCGACCGGATCAGCGCCTGGCTGAATCCGGTAACGGCAAGCGGTGGCACGGCTGCGGCCCCGGTGGCGCCGACGCAGTCGGGCGCGACTTCGGGACGGCTGCTGTATTCAGCCAATAATCTCTATGCCGTGGAGGGCATCGCGCGGGATGACCTCGACCGGCTCTATCCCTACGTCATCGCCCTGCCAGCCACCTCTCCGACCCAGATCAATGTGAATACCGCGCCGCCCGAGCTGCTTTCCGCCGTACTGGAGCTGCCCCTGACCCAGGCACAGGCCCTGGTAAGGGCGCGCGAACGGGCGCCCTTCAAGGGCATCGAGGATTTCCGGGCTCGCCTGCCCGCCTCGGTGGCGGGCGTGGATGAAAGCCTGTTCAATGTCGCCAGCCAGTATTTTCTCGTCAACAGTCAGGCCATGGTGGGCCGGGTAACGATGCGCTATCGTGCCCTGCTCAACCGCCAGGGTGCTGCCTGGCCCAAGGTGATCTGGCGCGTACCGGGAGGTGCCTGA